A single Anopheles maculipalpis chromosome 3RL, idAnoMacuDA_375_x, whole genome shotgun sequence DNA region contains:
- the LOC126560394 gene encoding nucleosome assembly protein 1-like 1, whose translation MADHVANEAVANSPSVPSPSNEPSVGESEASLLHQISVIEKRIKEIELEQSATAKPIPPNIQAKLYALRKIQLEIVDKEVKFHLKAHAMEVEYQPEFNECHERIARIVNGLDVPDLVETQAAPNDVADQSSGIPEFWLTVLKSSFLDHMVHEADEPALKHLQDIRVRLVNEPEPGFELQFQFGPNEFFSNEVLTKNYYLRCAPNKDTPAKFNGFEIYNCKGCTIDWKPDHNLVSASGNSFFDFFYPEKLSNADYDAEFSESILECDFQYGYHIKETIIPRAVFLFLKENTILGEEGHYGCCCDRCVYIDCLDDLVGHRPHNVEDEEDQADLLDADEDADEVQEDTN comes from the coding sequence atgGCCGATCACGTAGCGAACGAAGCAGTGGCCAACTCCCCATCGGTACCATCACCATCGAACGAACCGTCGGTAGgcgagtcggaagcatccctATTGCACCAAATATCCGTCATCGAAAAGCGCATCAAGGAAATCGAACTGGAGCAATCGGCCACCGCCAAACCGATCCCACCAAACATTCAAGCGAAACTGTACGCCCTGCGCAAGATTCAGCTGGAAATTGTCGACAAGGAGGTAAAGTTTCACTTGAAGGCACACGCGATGGAAGTTGAATATCAGCCCGAGTTTAATGAGTGTCATGAGCGGATTGCTCGGATCGTGAATGGGCTTGATGTGCCGGATCTGGTGGAAACGCAGGCCGCCCCGAACGATGTGGCCGATCAATCGAGCGGCATACCAGAGTTTTGGTTGACGGTGTTGAAATCCAGCTTTCTTGATCACATGGTTCACGAAGCGGATGAACCGGCCCTAAAACATCTGCAGGACATTCGTGTCCGGTTGGTAAATGAACCGGAGCCTGGGTTCGAGTTGCAGTTTCAATTTGGTCCCAATGAATTCTTTTCGAACGAGGTGCTTACCAAGAACTACTATTTGCGCTGTGCCCCGAACAAGGACACACCGGCCAAGTTTAATGGGTTCGAAATCTACAACTGCAAAGGGTGTACGATTGATTGGAAACCGGACCACAACCTGGTGTCTGCATCGGGGAATTCGTTTTTCGACTTTTTCTATCCGGAAAAGTTAAGCAATGCCGATTACGATGCAGAGTTCAGTGAGTCAATACTGGAGTGTGATTTCCAGTACGGGTACCACATCAAGGAGACGATCATTCCGCGGGCCGTGTTTCTTTTCCTAAAGGAAAACACCATTCTTGGCGAAGAGGGACACTATGGATGCTGCTGTGATCGGTGTGTTTACATTGACTGTCTTGATGATTTAGTAGGCCATCGGCCGCATAACGTGGAAGACGAGGAGGATCAAGCAGATCTGCTAGACGCAGATGAGGACGCTGATGAGGTGCAGGAAGACACAAACTAA